In Geobacillus kaustophilus, a genomic segment contains:
- a CDS encoding CRISPR-associated helicase/endonuclease Cas3, producing the protein MTNIYAHTPRENGQEWHRLDDHLLSVAEMAQSFAAPFQGERVAYLCGLLHDLGKFHPLFQEYLQKQASGEMSRSIPHAIWGAAFMYQLYWKKMNDPHAWQWFSLPIAAHHAGLHSSAYLSLTLEEKLEKQRSHFVEILRQAEWFLKKFVFPYMQSATKIPSFSETEREMWIRLVFSALVDADYLDTERHFQPELSPLRQPTVSITDLWNMFVADQEQLTSQADDTAVNRMRREVYEECVCAAARSQGVYRLTVPTGGGKTRSSLAFALKHAVEHRLDQIIVAIPYTSIIEQTANVYRGIFGNDAVLEHHSQIEVDDENEAADERLIQHRLSAENWDAPLIVTTTVQLFDSLFSNRPSKVRKLHNLSRSVIILDEVQSLPPELLKPTLDALAMLVRHCQTTIVLSSATQPFFEESRFLHAFSQMAVEEILPPPIVNRHFQQMQRVDYDIWKSPISLPKLARFIREQKQLLVVFNTRKEAKECVELLQEDEGVFHLSTLLCGAHRRRILKEVRERLRKNQPVRLISTQVVEAGVDLDFPIVMRQMGPLDRIVQAAGRCNREGKMDKGKVIIFETEEMPSPRGPYRTAMETARSLLAQRHPNDLHNPNIFREYFRRLFASVDVDSKNIQKDRETLDYPLVAEKYRLIDQDTVSVIVPYAEASEYLRTWESSPSRYSFRRLQPYMIQLYRFEAEKKEKDGWLREVADSVYEWLGDYDERIGIKEEVHDPFSLIG; encoded by the coding sequence ATGACCAATATTTATGCCCATACGCCACGGGAAAATGGACAGGAATGGCATCGGTTAGATGATCATTTGTTAAGTGTAGCGGAAATGGCACAGTCGTTCGCTGCTCCCTTTCAAGGGGAAAGAGTGGCTTATTTATGCGGTCTTTTGCATGACTTAGGCAAGTTTCACCCTCTTTTTCAAGAATATTTACAAAAGCAAGCGAGCGGAGAAATGAGCCGCAGTATTCCCCATGCGATTTGGGGAGCGGCGTTCATGTACCAGTTGTATTGGAAAAAAATGAATGATCCGCATGCTTGGCAATGGTTTTCGTTGCCGATCGCTGCCCATCATGCGGGTTTGCATTCGTCTGCCTATTTATCACTTACCCTCGAAGAGAAGTTAGAAAAACAACGTTCACATTTTGTAGAGATTTTACGGCAAGCCGAGTGGTTCTTAAAGAAATTTGTATTTCCATACATGCAAAGTGCGACAAAAATTCCCTCATTTTCTGAGACAGAGAGGGAGATGTGGATTCGCTTGGTCTTTTCGGCGCTTGTTGACGCTGATTATTTAGATACAGAGCGACACTTCCAGCCAGAGCTTTCTCCACTCCGACAGCCGACTGTTTCGATAACTGATTTATGGAATATGTTTGTTGCTGACCAGGAACAATTAACAAGTCAAGCGGATGATACAGCAGTTAATCGGATGCGAAGAGAAGTGTATGAGGAATGCGTCTGCGCCGCAGCCAGATCGCAGGGAGTATATCGTTTGACGGTGCCGACTGGAGGGGGAAAAACGAGAAGCAGTTTAGCTTTTGCGTTGAAACATGCAGTGGAACACCGGCTTGACCAGATCATTGTCGCAATCCCATATACAAGCATTATCGAGCAAACGGCGAACGTATATCGCGGCATTTTCGGGAACGACGCCGTGCTGGAGCACCACAGTCAGATTGAAGTGGATGACGAGAATGAAGCAGCGGATGAACGGCTCATCCAACACCGTCTCTCTGCGGAAAATTGGGACGCTCCGCTCATTGTCACAACAACAGTGCAACTGTTTGACAGTTTGTTTAGCAATCGTCCAAGCAAAGTCCGCAAACTGCATAACTTGTCGCGTAGCGTCATTATTCTTGATGAGGTTCAATCGCTCCCGCCGGAGTTGCTAAAGCCGACATTAGACGCACTTGCCATGCTTGTCCGTCATTGTCAAACAACGATTGTTTTATCGAGCGCCACCCAGCCATTTTTTGAAGAAAGCCGATTTTTGCATGCATTCTCACAAATGGCAGTCGAAGAAATTTTGCCGCCGCCGATTGTGAACCGTCATTTTCAACAAATGCAACGGGTGGACTATGACATATGGAAATCACCTATTTCATTGCCAAAGCTTGCCCGTTTCATCCGAGAACAAAAGCAATTATTGGTTGTCTTTAACACGAGAAAAGAGGCGAAAGAGTGCGTTGAACTTCTTCAGGAAGATGAGGGGGTATTCCATCTTTCCACCCTTCTTTGCGGCGCGCATCGTCGTCGAATTTTAAAGGAAGTTCGTGAACGTCTGCGGAAAAACCAACCCGTTCGCCTGATCAGCACACAAGTCGTGGAAGCAGGGGTTGACTTGGATTTTCCTATTGTCATGCGGCAAATGGGGCCACTTGACCGGATTGTCCAAGCGGCAGGGCGCTGCAATCGCGAAGGGAAAATGGACAAGGGAAAAGTGATTATTTTTGAAACGGAAGAAATGCCAAGCCCAAGAGGCCCGTATCGAACAGCGATGGAAACAGCACGGTCCTTATTGGCTCAACGACATCCTAATGATTTACATAACCCGAATATATTCCGGGAATATTTCCGCCGTTTATTCGCCTCGGTGGATGTGGATTCGAAAAACATCCAAAAAGATCGGGAAACGCTTGATTATCCTTTAGTCGCTGAAAAATATCGTCTGATTGATCAGGATACTGTTTCCGTTATCGTCCCATACGCGGAGGCGTCGGAATACTTGCGAACGTGGGAATCTTCTCCTTCCCGCTATTCATTTCGCCGTTTGCAACCATATATGATCCAGCTTTATCGTTTTGAGGCCGAGAAGAAAGAAAAGGACGGATGGCTGCGGGAAGTGGCAGACAGTGTTTATGAATGGCTTGGCGATTATGATGAACGGATAGGCATTAAAGAAGAAGTCCACGATCCGTTCAGTCTGATTGGATAA